A DNA window from Thiopseudomonas alkaliphila contains the following coding sequences:
- the csrA gene encoding carbon storage regulator CsrA → MLILTRNLGESIIIGDDVRVTVLSNQRGQIRLAINAPREVEVHREEIYHRIQSEKKLQQIDKPNQ, encoded by the coding sequence ATGCTTATTTTGACACGTAATTTAGGTGAGAGCATTATTATCGGTGACGATGTACGAGTTACTGTACTAAGCAACCAAAGAGGTCAAATCCGTTTAGCTATTAATGCACCGCGTGAGGTCGAGGTGCACCGTGAAGAAATTTATCATCGGATTCAGAGTGAAAAAAAGTTGCAACAGATCGATAAGCCAAATCAATAA